The Rubripirellula amarantea genome includes the window CTTTGGATCGATAACGATCGAGCTGCGGTTTCGTGGATCCATTCAGTGCACGAGACGGTAACGAACGTCTTTTGGAGTCGCCCGCACCACAGCTTGCCGACGTGGATGTCAGCGATGGCAGCCCGCACGAAGTCGTGGATACTGGTGATAGTCGTGGGCCTTGCGTTGCTATCCGTCTGGCCAGCTCGCTACCGAATCGCTTGTGAAGCAACTGTCGAAACCAGTGGCCAGCGATTCATCGCTACGCCGTTTGAAGCGTCGCTGAAAGAGGTGTTTGTCCGGCCGGGCGATCAGGTCGAAGCGGGGCAAGTTCTTTTGGTGCTTGATGGTCGACCACTGCGTTTGGAACAAGAGTCGCTGCAGGCTGAGCTACAGCAAGCTGCCAAGGAAGAAGACGTCGCGCGGTCGAGTCGTCGTATTGCGGACGCCCAGCAGATCGCGCTAAAGCAACGCAAGTTGCAACGCAAAATCGACCTGATCGAAAGTCGATTGCAAAACCTAAATGTTGTCAGCCCCATTAGCGGTTTGATTGTCAGCGGTGACCTGCAACGCAACATTGGCATGCCGCTGGAACGTGGCCAGACTTTGATGGAGGTTGCTGCGATGGAAGAAATGATCATCGAGCTCCAAATTCCCGAACACGAGATTGGATTTGCGACCGAAGGAATGGAGACACGAATCAAGATCGACGCCATCGGTGGCAGTTCGATGTTCATGCCCTTGGACGAGATCTTCCCGGCTGCTGAAGTGCGTGAAGACAAAAACGTTTTTGTCGGACGCATGAAGGTCGGCAACCAAGACGGCGCGCTTCGTCCGGGAATGCGAGGCGAAGCGACCGCGTACGGTCCGATGCGGCCGTGGATTTGGTCGTGGACAAGATCATGGGTTGAACGAGCGATGTGGTGGATTGGGTACTAGTGAAGAGTCAAAAGTGAAGAGTGCGGCTTCCGAAGGTGCTTAGCGAGATTGCTTACCAATGAATGAATCATCTGCCATGCAAGAGCAAGCCGCTCCCAGCGTTCGCGTCGTGATGGATCCGTCCGTTACCTTCGAAGCTCGGCATGTTGGGAACAAGACCAGCTACGTTGCCCACCACAACGCGTTGGGTAAGTTTTTCCACATGGGGTGTGAAGAGCACCATGTCGCTACGTTGCTCGACGGCAGTCGCGACATCGGCGACATTGTCGCTATCCTGCAAACCGATGGTCTGGCGTGGGAAGCATCCGACGTCGAAGAGCTGGTCAAACGCTTCATCACGTCCAAGCTGGCAATGCCAATCATCGACGGTG containing:
- a CDS encoding efflux RND transporter periplasmic adaptor subunit, with the protein product MNWQASGHDAEMIGNGSKASREDLVRGASARDGDAGAYDSTSESITKALDRDSESITKALDADSESITKALDDAVAKLQAAARVGMPAEAEQPQPPTPLEAAYVASTVALVDGICQAGNRRGALESMARLICPPQTSGHVRAGLGGKQLRWLYDSKLGWMGSDSRVFETCKSDFSAIVRGEGEQRVEEGTLASIKLPQPKGGGNCVLWIDNDRAAVSWIHSVHETVTNVFWSRPHHSLPTWMSAMAARTKSWILVIVVGLALLSVWPARYRIACEATVETSGQRFIATPFEASLKEVFVRPGDQVEAGQVLLVLDGRPLRLEQESLQAELQQAAKEEDVARSSRRIADAQQIALKQRKLQRKIDLIESRLQNLNVVSPISGLIVSGDLQRNIGMPLERGQTLMEVAAMEEMIIELQIPEHEIGFATEGMETRIKIDAIGGSSMFMPLDEIFPAAEVREDKNVFVGRMKVGNQDGALRPGMRGEATAYGPMRPWIWSWTRSWVERAMWWIGY